The Acipenser ruthenus unplaced genomic scaffold, fAciRut3.2 maternal haplotype, whole genome shotgun sequence DNA segment gaggggctgtgttataatgggactgtactgagagagaggctgtgttataatgggactgtacagagagagactgtgttataatgggactgtactgagagagagaggctgtgttataatgggactgtactgagagagaggctgtgttataatgggactgtacagagagaggggctgtgttataatgggactgtactgagagagagaggctgtgttataatgggactgtactgagagagagaggctgtgttataatgggactgtactgagagagaggctgtgttataatgggaatgtactgagagagaggctgtgttataatggtactgtactgagagagagaggctgtgttataatgggactgtactgagagagaggctgtgttataatgggactgtactgagagagagaggctgtgttataatgggactgtactgagagagagaggctgtgttataatgggactgtactgagagagaggctgtgttataatgggactgtacagagagaggggctgtgttataatgggactgtactgagagagagaggctgtgttataatgggactgtactgagagaggggctgtgttataatgggactgtactgagagagaggctgtgttataatgggactgtacagagagagactgtgttataatgggactgtactgagagagagaggctgtgttataatgggactgtactgagagagaggctgtgttataatgggactgtacagagagaggggctgtgttataatgggactgtacagagagaggggctgtgttataatgggactgtactgagagagaggctgtgttataatgggactgtacagagagagactgtgttataatgggactgtactgagagagagaggctgtgttataatgggactgtactgagagagaggctgtgttataatgggactgtacagagagaggggctgtgttataatgggactgtactgagagagagaggctgtgttataatgggactgtactgagagaggggctgtgttataatgggactgtactgagagagaggctgtgttataatgggactgtacagagagagactgtgttataatgggactgtactgagagagagaggctgtgttataatgggactgtactgagagagaggctgtgttataatgggactgtacagagagaggggctgtgttataatgggactgtactgagagagagaggctgtgttataatgggactgtactgagagagaggctgtgttataatgggactgtactgagagagaggctgtgttataatgggactgtactgagagagaggctgtgttataatggtactgtactgagagagagaggctgtgttataatgggactgtactgagagagaggctgtgttataatgggactgtactgagagagagaggctgtgttataatgggactgtactgagagagagaggctgtgttataatgggactgtactgagagagagaggctgtgttataatgggactgtactgagagaggggctgtgttataatgggactgtactgagagagagaggctgtgttataatgggactgtactgagagagaggctgtgttataatgggactgtactgagagagaggctgtgttataatgggactgtactgagagagagaggctgtgttataatgggactgtactgagagagaggctgtgttataatgggactgtactgagagagaggctgtgttataatgggactgtactgagagagaggggctgtgttataatgggactgtactgagagaggggctgtgttataatgggactgtactgagagagaggctgtgttataatgggactgtactgagagagaggctgtgttataatgggactaaCGGGTCCTTGCAGCGAGTTGGTTGTGGTGCCCCTTCACCTGCTccgggactgggagggaggctgtgtggttagaGCTccgggactgggagggaggcagtgtggctctgtgGTTAGAGCTccgggactgggagggaggctctgtggttagagcagagggactgggaggtgtGGGAGTTCCAGGCGTGGTTAACCCCTTGCTCTCCTCGCTCCTCACAGTTGTGTATGAACACCGATCGAGGCTGGAGCGCTCGctacagaaagagagaggagagcacaAGAAGAGCAAAGAAGGTGAGcagctctctcccccctccccctctcctaacccgaacccttctgctctcctctcaccccctccccctctcctaacCTGAACCCTctgctctcccctccccctctcctaacccgaaccctctgctctcccctcccctcctctctcccccctccccctctcctaacCCGAACCCTCTGCTCTCCCCTCCGCTCCTCtcatcccctccccctctcctaacccgaaccctctgctctcctctcaccccctccccctctcctaaccctctgctctcccctccccctctcctaacccgaaccctctgctctcctctcaccccctccccctctcctaacccgaaccctctgctctcctctcaccccctccccctctcctaacccgaaccctctgctctcccctccccctctcctaacccgaacccttctgctctcccctcccctcccccctccccctctcctaacCTGAACCCTCTGCTCTCCCCTccgctcctctctctccccctccccctctcctaacccgaacccttctgctctcccctcccctcctctctccccctctcctaacccgaaccctctgctctcccctcctctctcaccccctccccctctcctaacccgaaccctctgctctcccctccgctcctctctctccccctctcctaacccgaaccctctgctctcccctcccctcctctctccccctccccctctcctaacccgaacccttctgctctcccctcccctcctctctcaccccctccccctctcctaacCCGAACCCTTCTGCTCTCCCCTCCcatcctctctccccctctcctaacccgaaccctctgctctcccctcctctctcaccccctccccctctcctaacCCGAAACCTCTGCTCTCCCCTCCGCTCCTCTCtcatcccctccccctctcctaacccgaaccctctgctctcccctcccctcaccccctccccctctcctcctccccctctcctaacccgaaccctctgctctcccctcccctcaccccctccccctctcctaacccgaaccctctgctctcccctcctctctcaccccctccccctctcctaacCCTCCCCTTCTGCTCTCCCCTCCGCTCCTCTCtcatcccctccccctctcctaacccgaaccctctgctctcccctcccctcctctctcaccccctcccctgtcTCTCCCTTCTGCTCTGTCATCTCCACTCCCCTctttcctcccctcctcctcccctctcccctcccctctactcccctcctttcctctctcctcctctcccctcttctcttctcctctcctcctctctcctcctctcctctctcctctctcctcctctctcctctctcctcctctcctctctctcctctcctctctcctctcctctcctatcctCTCTTCTCAACATCTTTCACTtgcttttacttgtttgtttgtaaaatgatCACAGAGATGATTTGTGTTGCAGCCCCTCCCTCCAGTACTGTTCTGacatgtctctctgtctgtctgtctctctgtctgtctgtctctctgtctgtctgtctctctgtctgtctgtctgtctgtttccttCCCCCAGATTTCCTGGTGTACAAACTAGAAGCACAAGAGGCTTTGAACAAAGAGAAGGTAAGAGGCTGGGAGTccagggttcaaatcccacactAGCATTGCAGTGTACAGCAAAGTGTGATGAAGCACAGTGAACAcgcagtaaagcacagggaagcattgtaaagcacagagaggtctggtaaagcatagggaagcattgtaaagcacagagaggtctggtaaagcatagggaagcattggaaagcacagagaggtctggtaaagcatagggaagcattggaaagcacagagaggtctggtaaagcatagggaagcattgtaaagcacagagaggtctggtaaagcatagggaagcattgtaaagcacagagaggtgtggtaaagcatagggaagcattgtaaagcacagggaggtctggtaaagcatagggaagcattgtaaagtatagaGACTCTGTGTttctgactctgtgtctctgactctgtgtctctctgactctgtgtctctctgactctctgtgtctctgactctgtgtctctctgactctgtgtctctctgactctctgtgtctctgactctgtgtctctctgactctgtgtctctctgactctgtgtgtctctgactctgtgtgtctctgactctgtgtctctgactctgtgtctctctgactctgtctctctgactctgtgtctctgactctgtctctctgactctgtgtctctctgactctgtgtctctctgactctgtgtctctctgactctgtgtctctgactctgtgtctctctgactctgtgtctctctgactctgtgtctctgactctgtgtctctctgactctgtgtctctgactctctctctgactctgtgtctctgactctgtgtctctgactctgtgtctctctgactctctgtgtctctctgactctgtgtttctgactctgtgtctctgactctgtgtctctctgactctgtgtctctgactctgtgtctctgactctgtgtctctgactctgtgtcactctgactctgtgtctctctgactctgtgtctctctgactctgtgtctctgactctgtgtctctctgactctgtgtctctgactctgtgtctctctgactctgtgtctctgactctgtgtctctctgactctgtgtctctgactctgtgtctctgactctgtgtctctctgactctgtgtctctgtttgtaCAGCAGGACTCTATGAACCGCTACAGTGCACTCAGCTCACAGCACAGGATAGTCAAGGTACTGCAATGAAccagtcccctccatctctctctctctctctctctcccttctatcCATCCCTTTCAAACTCAAGCATGTGAGCTGCCGCACATGTTACAGAAagcctccctctccccctctcagaACCAGCTGGATGACGTCCGGACCCAGCTGCAGGCTCTGCACTCCCAGCACAGTGAGCTGCGTCTCAGCCAGCGACGCGCGCAGGAGGAGAGCAGCCAGCGGGAGGCGCTGCAGCGCAAGGAGCATGAGAACGAGGTCAGCGGCCTGCAAGGTCAGCCCCgcgacagggggggggggggggggggcggggggtacAGGGGGGGTCAGGCAGCTCATACAGCAGTGCCTCGGTGTTGGGACTCTACTTGGTTTCATTCCCCTTCCCTCTCGGACTCCAGCGTCTCTGTCTGGCTGCAGGGATGGAAGCAGCGTCGCCCGTTCCAggagtggatcacactgctgtgcagctgCCCATCCCTGCACACAGGGCTgctgggaatgagactcctgctgcacagcagtgtcgccCGCTCCAGGGTTTACTGAccgcttgatcagccccagtgtgtgaAGGTAACGAGCTCAGGGGAGTCTGATTGAACTCACAgggaaaccaggagtggatcacactgctgtgcagccgGAGTCCGATTCCCAGCCTGGTTCTGAAACGCTCTGCTTCTTTTTCAGACACGATTCTGAAGCTGAAGGAAGAGAGCAAGCTGCTGAGGAAGGCGCACCAGGACGTCCACTCCCAGCTGCTCAGCGCTCAGGTACGGGCGGCCAgggcaggaaagcagcaggctgTGCAGGCCGAGCGCGGAGAAGCTGGGTTCAAAgttaattgtgtgtgtgcgtgtgcgtgtgtgcgtgtgtagcCATGGTGTCTCCTTCACTGTTATGAGAcatgcgctctctctctctctctctctctctctctctctctctctctctctctgttcggGTTTTCTCTGCTCAGACTGTGCTGAATGATTTCTGTTCTGCAGTAACGGGTCCTTGCAGCGAGTTGGTTGTGGTGCCCCTTCACCTGCCTGTCTGTTTCTCGCAGGCACAAATGCAGGAGTTCCGGCAGCTCAAGGAGGCCCTGCACAGAATCCCCAGCTTCAACCCCACGCAGGCACTGGCAGGGCAGCTAAGGGGTCCTCGGGACAGCCAGCCGCAGGCCCCCAATCAGaaggtgtgtcagtgtgtgtgtgtgcgtgcgtgtgtgtcagtcacGTGCTGTTGTGTTCCAGTGCTGTATAATTGTATAAACAGTGTATCGTGTTTATTGAGGTTTCGTGTGTCTCCCTGGGTGAAGACCCCCTGACTCGAACCCCTGACCCCCGGGCTCTGTCTCTGCAGAGTCCTACACACTCCGATCCGCTACCTGAAATCCAGAATCCGGGAGGGACCAGGAACAAGGACACGCCCACTGTGAACAAGGACAGCCCTCCGATTGGCCAGCAGGAGGAGCAGGGGCGGGACCAGAACTCTGTGAGCCGAGGAGGCGGGGCGGCCCGATTCACACGCACCGTCAACAGCCTCCCGGATCAGAAGGTACCGGACTCTCTGCCTGGTCCAGTGTGACCCGGCTCAGTTCAGCCCTGAAGCAGCtctgtttgatttctgtgttCGTGTCTTGCAGGTTACAGTCCCAGCCAGCCAGTCAGAAACGAAGACACCGGCAGCTCAAGCTGATAGGCTGACTGGGGACCAGGCAGCCAATAGGAAGAGCACCTTTGCAGTTTCCATGGAGAAGAAGGCGGGGATTGAGGCAGGGGATGAGCAAGCTGCAGTGGAGAggtattacaatacagtacaatacaatacaatacagtacagtgcaatacagtacagtgcaatacaatacagtgcagtacagtacagtgcaatacagtacaatacagtacaatacagactCTCTCGCTGCAGGTTCCACACATGCTGACAGCCTGCAATACACAGGCCTCACCACTGGGTGTCTAACCTGTGGTTtccgctctctctccccattGGTCCAGCTGGGAGAGCATCATCAGGAAAGTGAATTCTAACAGCTGGCAGGACAGGAGCTTCCTGGGCTCCAATCGGAAGGCAGGATCGGAACACCTGCAGGAGGCCAATCACAGTGAGGATGTGAAAGAGGGGCCGGACCAGGAGGAGGAGCTTGAGACAGGTGAGCGTGGGAGAGAAATCCTATTGATTAGATCAGCCAATCAGAGGTATGGCTTATTCCTCATTCCATTTAGtggagggttggggttgggttagttaGTGGAGGGTTGGGTTAGTTAGTGGAGGGTTGGGTTAGTTAGtggagggttggggttgggttagttaGTGGAGGGTTGGGTTAGTTAGTGGAGGGTTGGGTTAGTGgagtgttggggttgggttagttagtggagggttggggttgggttagttaGTGGAGGGTTGGGGGTTGGGTTAGTTAGTGGAGGGTTGGGTTAGTGgagtgttggggttgggttagttagtggagggttggggttgggttagttagtggagggttggggttgggttagttagtggagggttggggttgggttagtggAGGGTTGGGTTAGTTAGTGgagtgttggggttgggttagttagtggagggttggggttgggttagttagtggagggttggggttgggttagttagtggagggttggg contains these protein-coding regions:
- the LOC117968609 gene encoding Golgi integral membrane protein 4-like isoform X1, which codes for MGPGMCSRRQKGLLQTGLCLLTLASLCGGLYLYSGLQDRVKSFESLSVKYKQQQDALSAQLQVVYEHRSRLERSLQKERGEHKKSKEDFLVYKLEAQEALNKEKQDSMNRYSALSSQHRIVKNQLDDVRTQLQALHSQHSELRLSQRRAQEESSQREALQRKEHENEVSGLQDTILKLKEESKLLRKAHQDVHSQLLSAQAQMQEFRQLKEALHRIPSFNPTQALAGQLRGPRDSQPQAPNQKSPTHSDPLPEIQNPGGTRNKDTPTVNKDSPPIGQQEEQGRDQNSVSRGGGAARFTRTVNSLPDQKVTVPASQSETKTPAAQADRLTGDQAANRKSTFAVSMEKKAGIEAGDEQAAVESWESIIRKVNSNSWQDRSFLGSNRKAGSEHLQEANHSEDVKEGPDQEEELETDAELDGREELQQGRGLVAQEPMMPDVEADPAQDPNNQGEDEFEEAEIEHPAFEEEGLAKGGPAHDKVREPGLFIKEELRQNPSLDDPPVAPDDGQEAAEEYEEDQENENVINQSDDVGGEVDENEDLELVQDEGNGENVAGRNREKEQY
- the LOC117968609 gene encoding Golgi integral membrane protein 4-like isoform X4; this translates as MGPGMCSRRQKGLLQTGLCLLTLASLCGGLYLYSGLQDRVKSFESLSVKYKQQQDALSAQLQVVYEHRSRLERSLQKERGEHKKSKEDFLVYKLEAQEALNKEKNQLDDVRTQLQALHSQHSELRLSQRRAQEESSQREALQRKEHENEVSGLQDTILKLKEESKLLRKAHQDVHSQLLSAQAQMQEFRQLKEALHRIPSFNPTQALAGQLRGPRDSQPQAPNQKSPTHSDPLPEIQNPGGTRNKDTPTVNKDSPPIGQQEEQGRDQNSVSRGGGAARFTRTVNSLPDQKVTVPASQSETKTPAAQADRLTGDQAANRKSTFAVSMEKKAGIEAGDEQAAVESWESIIRKVNSNSWQDRSFLGSNRKAGSEHLQEANHSEDVKEGPDQEEELETDAELDGREELQQGRGLVAQEPMMPDVEADPAQDPNNQGEDEFEEAEIEHPAFEEEGLAKGGPAHDKVREPGLFIKEELRQNPSLDDPPVAPDDGQEAAEEYEEDQENENVINQSDDVGGEVDENEDLELVQDEGNGENVAGRNREKEQY
- the LOC117968609 gene encoding Golgi integral membrane protein 4-like isoform X2, with translation MGPGMCSRRQKGLLQTGLCLLTLASLCGGLYLYSGLQDRVKSFESLSVKYKQQQDALSAQLQVVYEHRSRLERSLQKERGEHKKSKEDFLVYKLEAQEALNKEKDSMNRYSALSSQHRIVKNQLDDVRTQLQALHSQHSELRLSQRRAQEESSQREALQRKEHENEVSGLQDTILKLKEESKLLRKAHQDVHSQLLSAQAQMQEFRQLKEALHRIPSFNPTQALAGQLRGPRDSQPQAPNQKSPTHSDPLPEIQNPGGTRNKDTPTVNKDSPPIGQQEEQGRDQNSVSRGGGAARFTRTVNSLPDQKVTVPASQSETKTPAAQADRLTGDQAANRKSTFAVSMEKKAGIEAGDEQAAVESWESIIRKVNSNSWQDRSFLGSNRKAGSEHLQEANHSEDVKEGPDQEEELETDAELDGREELQQGRGLVAQEPMMPDVEADPAQDPNNQGEDEFEEAEIEHPAFEEEGLAKGGPAHDKVREPGLFIKEELRQNPSLDDPPVAPDDGQEAAEEYEEDQENENVINQSDDVGGEVDENEDLELVQDEGNGENVAGRNREKEQY
- the LOC117968609 gene encoding Golgi integral membrane protein 4-like isoform X3; the encoded protein is MGPGMCSRRQKGLLQTGLCLLTLASLCGGLYLYSGLQDRVKSFESLSVKYKQQQDALSAQLQVVYEHRSRLERSLQKERGEHKKSKEDFLVYKLEAQEALNKEKQDSMNRYSALSSQHRIVKNQLDDVRTQLQALHSQHSELRLSQRRAQEESSQREALQRKEHENEVSGLQDTILKLKEESKLLRKAHQDVHSQLLSAQAQMQEFRQLKEALHRIPSFNPTQALAGQLRGPRDSQPQAPNQKSPTHSDPLPEIQNPGGTRNKDTPTVNKDSPPIGQQEEQGRDQNSVSRGGGAARFTRTVNSLPDQKVTVPASQSETKTPAAQADRLTGDQAANRKSTFAVSMEKKAGIEAGDEQAAVESWESIIRKVNSNSWQDRSFLGSNRKAGSEHLQEANHSEDVKEGPDQEEELETDAELDGREELQQGRGLVAQEPMMPDVEADPAQDPNNQGEDEFEEAEIEHPAFEEEGLAKGGPAHDKVREPGLFIKEELRQNPSLDDPPVAPDDGQEAAEEYEEDQENENDDVGGEVDENEDLELVQDEGNGENVAGRNREKEQY